Proteins found in one Kwoniella bestiolae CBS 10118 chromosome 1, complete sequence genomic segment:
- a CDS encoding biotin-[acetyl-CoA-carboxylase] ligase encodes MPGPSPSAHQVLVYSGPGVSPLSLSHTILTLSLLLLPHYIVQPVTPDILSSQPWEPSCALLVVPGGRDLPFVEELTTKRRVTKRIKAYVEEGGKYLGICAGAYFGTREVRFDVGGGMEVVGERDLAFFSGSSEGPTFPGFQYASESGSRAVSLFLEPSSSSSSHRSIDHIYYNGGGHFILPSPRPSNVEVLARYADTGKEEDPIAVVLTRNGKGKSVLCSIHPEYPLNDPPARLAINKLEHPPGVEEIEASEKGRIKWVEELLRLLGLDPPNKNELLDKGQGEMDEDPNLLLHPTHPSPIFVLSHPNLPDLANNSVGKKELKVKMIQEDGWDVLRDGNDQIHFGTPDSTSSTSTSEDDVTKWLARKRRDQPKSEPPSIESLNIDPKGDVSPPIPQPPDFHAISKTVLLPSPSIPYTPRWTPLFNFDTYWTELDNARKGSGRRSGVMRKSEQGEKCALGDLILYGETVTSTQTMLDRNPLLLTNLTAPLAFLATFQLSGRGRGSNVWLSPAGCLQFSLLLDLPSSLSSKMVFIQYIMALAVCEAVDEDGKLGVRIKWPNDIYAEVEGIGGTEVGSGKKGKAKLGGILVNTNFVGGKWRIVVGCGINVLNALPTTSLSQLHGLLAAKLSNTNKTLPPAPTMEGTFAKIMNSFENKWEQFIEEKGFKGFMNEYHGRWLHSGQEVTLTTTEPHTPLRILSITPDHGLLRCIPLKKAATASSSGLTPLYNRTVDHSSEDRYTTSSSGGSGGGGKTEFVDLQPDGNSFDLMSGLIKRKV; translated from the exons ATGCCAGGCCCTTCTCCCTCAGCGCACCAAGTCCTGGTCTACTCCGGACCAGGCGtatcccccctctccctctcacataccatcctcacccttTCTCTCCTGCTCTTACCGCACTACATCGTCCAGCCAGTCACTCCCGACattctctcatctcaaccCTGGGAGCCATCGTGCGCTTTACTGGTCGTTCCGGGTGGACGGGACCTGCCTTTCGTAGAGGAATTGACGACCAAACGCAGAGTCACAAAGCGGATAAAAGCTTatgtggaggaaggtgggaagTACCTTGGTATATGTGCGGGGGCGTACTTCGGTACGAGGGAAGTGAGGTTTGATGTGGGTGgagggatggaggtggtTGGTGAAAGGGATTTG GCATTCTTCTCCGGTTCGAGCGAGGGACCTACCTTCCCAGGGTTCCAATACGCCTCAGAATCAGGTTCGAGAGCCGTGTCTCTCTTCCTTGaaccctcctcttcgtcttcctctcatcgatcaatAGATCATATCTATTACAACGGCGGAGGACACTTCATCTTACCTTCTCCGAGACCATCCAACGTCGAGGTCCTAGCTCGATACGCTGATacaggaaaggaggaagatccCATCGCAGTGGTTCTGAcgaggaatgggaaggggaagagtgTATTGTGTTCGATACATCCTGAATATCCATTGAATGACCCCCCTGCAAGACTGGCGATAAACAAACTTGAACATCCACCCGGGGTAGAGGAGATAGAAGCGAGTGAGAAAGGACGGATCAAATGGGTTGAAGAGCTGTTACGGCTACTAGGTCTGGATCCACCGAATAAGAATGAATTGTTAGATAAAGGTcaaggggagatggatgaagatcCCAATTTGCTCTTACACCCTACACACCCTTCACCTATCTTCGTGTTATCTCATCCTAATTTACCTGATCTCGCAAATAACTCGGTCGGTAAGAAGGAGCTGAAAGTTAAGATGATTCaagaggatggatgggatgtacTGAGAGATGGTAATGATCAGATACATTTCGGTACCCCCgactcaacatcatcgacgTCTACTtcggaagatgatgtgacCAAGTGGTTAGCTAGGAAACGAAGGGATCAACCTAAATCTGAGCCTCCTTCAATTGAGTCGCTCAACATCGATCCCAAAGGGGATGTATCGCCTCCTATACCCCAGCCGCCAGATTTCCATGCTATATCGAAAACTGTGCTTCTCCCCTCACCTTCTATCCCGTATACACCACGATGGACACCGCTGTTCAACTTTGATACGTATTGGACCGAGCTGGATAACGCTAGGAAAGGTAGTGGTAGGAGATCTGGAGTGATGCGGAAGAGTGAACAAGGGGAGAAGTGCGCTTTGGGCGATTTGATACTTTACGGAGAAACAGTGACCAGTACCCAAACGATGCTTGATCG GAATCCCCTACTGCTCACCAACCTCACCGCACCACTGGCATTCCTCGCTACCTTCCAACTATcaggtcgaggtcgaggcTCAAACGTCTGGTTATCCCCCGCAGGATGTCTTCAATTCTCCCTTTTACTGGATCTACCCTCAAGTCTGTCCAGTAAGATGGTATTCATACAATATATCATGGCCTTGGCGGTGTGCGAAGcggtagatgaagatggaaaatTGGGAGTGAGGATCAAATGGCCTAATGACATCTACGCTGAGGTCGAGGGAATAGGTGGGACAGAGGTTGGGTCGGGTAAAAAGGGGAAGGCGAAATTGGGTGGGATATTGGTTAATACTAATTTCGTTGGTGGGAAATGGAGGATTGTAGTTG GCTGCGGTATCAACGTACTCAACGCTCTACCTACCACATCCCTCTCTCAGCTGCACGGACTCCTCGCTGCGAAACTATCAAATACCAACAAAACATTGCCTCCCGCGCCAACGATGGAAGGTACTTTCGCGAAGATCATGAATTCCTTTGAGAACAAATGGGAGCAGTTCATAGAAGAAAAGGGTTTTAAAGGATTTATGAACGAATATCATGGAAGGTGGTTACATTC TGGTCAAGAAGTAACCTTGACCACGACCGAACCTCACACCCCGCTGAGGATATTATCGATAA
- a CDS encoding sorting nexin-4 — MSSRPIDEDGFHSIAWDDAPQSRAGAAISPSSPFDEDVGEGFETISQPTSETLESGVGASTSTGTVTGLNRRERQGSVEVDPGEWNGRWMSIEVREPVKEHEGSKDMYVSYAVKTQTNLPTFPNKVAVVRRRFQDFVFLREHLVKNFPACVVPPIPDKHRLEYIKGDRFGPEFIERRRLDLQRFADRVARHPTLQRSQLVNDFLQSTEWTVAKHHHISHPPPESHLSLMDSLSDRFINAFSSVRKPDERFVEMLEGLDRFDEGLNSVERLVGRGKTRVDDLSVDYQDMAAAYQGLGYLESGITEPLNRFAEKMLDFSALLKHMNQSTVEPFLIQSHSLQAYAASHRNVIKLRDQKQLDFEELSAYLSAIVSERDRLAALNSGHSAAPVGLGTYLRDQVDKLRGTDDIHTRRERIRKLDGKIKELQDAVTTAHETSTAFSDEVLKEHRVFELSKKEEMKEILQTYADGQVEMLQRAMDDWDRIIPLLQRIRVDV, encoded by the exons ATGTCATCCCGACCAATAGACGAAGACGGCTTCCACTCCATAGCATGGGACGACGCCCCCCAATCCCGAGCAGGAGCGGcaatctcaccttcatcgccTTTCGACGAAGACGTAGGAGAAGGGTTCGAAACCATCTCTCAGCCTACGTCTGAGACTCTGGAGAGCGGGGTAGGAGCATCCACATCGACTGGTACGGTGACGGGTCTGAATAGGAGGGAACGACAGGGGTCAGTAGAGGTTGATCCGGGGGAATGGAATGGACGATGGATGAGTATAGAGGTTAGGGAACCGGTTAAAGAGCATGAGGGGAGTAAGGACATGTATGTCTCGTATGCTGTCAAGACTCAG ACAAACCTCCCTACATTCCCTAATAAAGTGGCAGTAGTGAGAAGACGATTCCAAGATTTCGTATTTCTCAGAGAACATTTGGTGAAGAATTTCCCAGCTTGTGTggtacctcccatcccagaCAAGCATCGTCTAG AATATATCAAAGGCGATAGATTTGGGCCAGAGTTCATCGAGAGAAGACGTCTAGA CCTCCAACGCTTCGCCGATAGAGTAGCCCGACACCCAACCCTACAGCGAAGTCAGCTAGTCAATGATTTCCTACAAAGCACAGAATGG ACCGTAGCgaaacatcatcacatctctcacccacctcccGAATCACATCTCTCCCTGATGGATTCCCTTTCCGACAGATTCATCAATGCTTTCTCAAGCGTGCGTAAACCCGATGAAAGATTTGTAGAGATGCTGGAGGGACTGGACAGGTTCGATGAGGGATTGAATTCTGTGGAAAGGTTGGTTGGGAGAGGTAAAACCAGGGTTGATG ACCTATCGGTAGATTACCAAGATATGGCTGCAGCTTATCAAGGATTGGGATACCTCGAATCAGGTATAACAGAGCCGTTGAACAGGTTCGCAGAGAAGATGTTGGATTTCTCTGCATTATTGAAGCATATG AACCAATCAACAGTCGAGCCCTTCCTCAttcaatcccactcactccAAGCGTACGCCGCCTCCCACCGCAACGTCATCAAGCTTCGCGATCAGAAACAACTCGACTTCGAAGAACTCTCCGCATACTTATCAGCGATCGTCTCTGAGCGGGATAGGCTGGCAGCGCTCAATTCCGGACATTCAGCTGCGCCCGTTGGGCTGGGGACGTACTTGAGAGATCAGGTGGATAAGCTCAGGGGGACTGATGATATACAtacgaggagggagaggatcaggaagttggatgggaagatcaaggag CTCCAAGACGCAGTCACCACAGCGCACGAAACATCCACGGCATTCTCCGATGAAGTCCTAAAAGAACATCGCGTCTTTGAACTAtccaagaaagaagagatgaaagagatcCTGCAGACCTACGCGGACGGTCAGGTAGAGATGTTACAGCGTGcgatggatgattgggatagg ATCATACCGCTCTTACAGAGAATAAGggttgatgtgtga
- a CDS encoding chlorophyll synthesis pathway protein BchC — protein MSNVPSEMSALYYHEARNFEIKKVPVPTIDDNEILLKVDICGVCGTDQHIHEGEFISKFPLIPGHEAVGKVVAMGKNVKGFDVGDRVAADVGETCGWCHYCRKGDELFCEHFNPAGVARDGGFADYIKYHFAKCYKIKNLSDEEATLLEPASCAIHGMDKLKMPFGSKVLLIGAGPTGLILAQLMKLGGAAHITIAANKGIKMDIARKVDAADAYIDLDRKDAASQWAKIKEENPYGFDVVAECTGVESIVNDAINYVTRGGTLLVYGVYEDKARLPSWSPTDIFVNEKRIIGSFSQTYCFPRAIDLLDSGKIKTTGMVTDVFDLKDYQKALDKMATRQALKIAIKP, from the exons ATGTCCAACGTACCATCTGAAATGAGCGCTTTGTACTACCACGAG GCCAGAAACTtcgagatcaagaaggtTCCTGTGCCCACCATTGACGACAATGAGATCCTTCtcaagg TCGACATCTGTGGTGTATGCGGTACCGAC CAACACATCCACGAAGGTGAATTCATCTCCAAATTCCCCTTGATCCCAGGACACGAGGCCGTTGGTAAGGTCGTCGCTATGGGAAAGAACGTCAAGGGTTTCGACGTTGGAGACAGAGTCGCTGCCGATGTCGGAGAGACCTGTGGTTGGTGTCACTACTGCCGAAAGGGTGATGAGTTGTTCTGTGAGCACTTTAACCCTGCTGGTGTTGCTAGGGATGGTGGTTTTGCCGACTACATCAAATA CCACTTTGCCAAATGTTACAAGATCAAGAACCTCTCCGACGAAGAGGCCACCCTCCTCGAACCTGCCTCATGTGCCATCCACGGTATGGACAAGCTCAAGATGCCCTTCGGTTCCAAGGTTCTCTTGATCGGTGCTGGTCCTACCGGTTTGATCCTCGCTCAATTGATGAAGCTCGGTGGTGCTGCTCACATCACCATTGCCGCTaacaagg GTATCAAGATGGACATTGCCCGAAAAGTCGACGCTGCCGACGCGTACATCGACCTCGACCGAAAGGACGCCGCCTCCCAATGGGCcaagatcaaggaagagaatCCCTACGGTTTCGACGTCGTCGCTGAATGTACCGGTGTCGAATCCATCGTCAACGACGCTATCAACTACGTTACCCGAGGTGGTACCCTCCTGGTCTACGGTGTGTACGAGGACAAGGCCAGACTCCCTTCATGGTCCCCTACCGACATCTTCGTCAACGAGAAGAGAATTATCGGTTCTTTCTCACAGACTTACTGTTTCCCCCGTGCTATCGACTTGTTGGATTCAGGAAAGATCAAGACCACTGGTATGGTCACTGATGTGTTTGATTTGAAAGATTACCAAAAGGCTCTTGATAAGATGGCTAC CCGACAAGCCCTCAAGATCGCCATTAAGCCTTAA
- a CDS encoding calmodulin: MAEQLTKEFKEAFSLFDKDGDGTITTKELGTVMRSLGQNPTQAELEDMINEVDADGNNSIDFAEFMTLMARKMHDTDSEDEIREAFKVFDKNNDGHISAAELKHVMTNLGEKLSDAEISEMIREADKDGDGMIDYNEFVTMMMAK; the protein is encoded by the exons ATGGCTGAACAATTG ACTAAAG AGTTCAAGGAggctttctctctctttgaCAAAG ACGGAGATGGAACCATCACCACCAAGGAACTCGGTACCGTCATGAGATCTCTCGGTCAAAACCCCACTCAAGCTGAGCTCGAGGACATGAtcaacgag GTCGACGCCGATGGAAACAACTCTATCGACTTTGCTGAATTCATGACCCTCATGGCTAGGAAGATGCACGATACTGATTCCGAGGATGAGATCAGAGAGGCTTTTAAG GTCTTCGACAAGAACAACGACGGCCACATCTCCGCCGCCGAATTGAAGCACGTCATGA CCAACCTCGGTGAGAAGCTCTCAGATGCTGAGATCAGCGAAATGATCAGAGAAGCGGACAAAGATG GTGACGGTATGATCGATTACAACGAATTCGTGACAATGATGATGGCCAAA TAA